The following are encoded together in the Coffea arabica cultivar ET-39 chromosome 1c, Coffea Arabica ET-39 HiFi, whole genome shotgun sequence genome:
- the LOC113727944 gene encoding uncharacterized protein isoform X2 gives MDGGRRREPPPASKFTVYQNPALSAALTSKSRRPSVSTFLVILALSSASAVALFTATCWEKGLADILRLRNVPQDVSSVFVKVIQTITSLVLFGTVVAFIKAISIWKVRDAAEVTILSSSKGKEEHLHLTARQLGLIGVKPKVEPAVVDSSKKPPKSKNASASPSQTLVPLHQPIPAPGYSSRVRGDKSSTSRGNKMHAFSSSSKSPSSPSLYLVPTASSQSPVQNSPGSDKLLANPWSNKRATSHKEITTEQELEKFLADVDEKISESASKLATPPPTINGFSRASPTTIVSSANTSGTTRSTPLRPVRMSPGSQKFSTPPKKGESDLPPPMSIEESIEAFEHLGIYPEIEQWRDRLRQWFSSVLLNPLLTKIDSSHVRVMQAAAKLGVTITITQVGSDTPSKGTMATLSPVKRTNEWQPAIAVDEDGLLQQLRTTLVQALDACLPKLPLGNIQQSPQQNSLVPILQECIDAITEHQRLHTLMKGEWGKGLLPQSSVQADYTVQRIRELAEGTCVKNYEYLGSGEVYDKVNKKWTLELPTDSHLLLYLFCAFLEHPSWMLHVDPTSYAGSQSSKNPLFLGVLPPKDRFPEKYIAVVSCFPSILHPGACILAVGKQSPPIFVLYWDKKPQFSLQGRTALWDSIILLCYKIKTSYGDIVRGMHLGSSALRILPVFHPETVN, from the exons ATGGATGGAGGACGACGAAGAGAGCCGCCACCGGCGTCGAAGTTTACGGTGTATCAAAATCCAGCCCTTTCAGCTGCCCTAACCTCCAAAAGCCGCCGACCTTCTGTATCCACTTTCTTAGTCATCCTTGCTCTCTCTTCCGCCTCTGCCGTCGCTCTCTTCACCGCCACTTGCTG GGAGAAGGGATTGGCTGACATTTTGAGGCTTCGAAATGTTCCACAAGATGTTTCAT CTGTTTTTGTTAAAGTTATACAAACCATCACAAGCTTAGTTCTGTTTGGCACCGTGGTTGCCTTTATCAAAGCCATTTCGATATGGAAAGTGAGGGATGCTGCAGAGGTAACAATTTTATCGTCTTCCAAGGGAAAAGAGGAGCATTTGCATCTTACTGCTCGGCAACTAGGTCTTATAGGAGTGAAGCCTAAAGTTGAACCAGCTGTAGTGGATTCTTCTAAGAAACCTCCTAAGTCTAAAAATGCATCTGCATCTCCTTCGCAAACTCTTGTCCCACTTCATCAGCCAATTCCTGCTCCAGGTTATTCTTCCAGAGTAAGGGGTGACAAGTCAAGCACGAGTCGTGGCAACAAAATGCATGCTTTCAGCAGCTCATCAAAATCGCCATCTTCCCCATCTTTGTACCTTGTCCCAACAGCCTCTTCCCAGTCACCTGTTCAGAATTCACCGGGTTCAGATAAACTTCTAGCTAATCCTTGGTCTAACAAACGAGCCACTTCTCATAAGGAGATAACAACAGAACAAGAGCTTGAAAAGTTTTTGGCAGATGTTGATGAGAAAATCTCTGAATCAGCGAGTAAATTGGCTACTCCTCCTCCAACCATCAATGGGTTCAGCAGAGCCAGTCCTACTACAATTGTCAGTTCGGCTAATACTTCTGGAACTACCAGGAGCACGCCTTTGAGGCCAGTTAGAATGTCACCCGGATCCCAGAAATTCTCTACCCCGCCAAAGAAAGGGGAGAGCGATCTACCACCTCCTATGTCTATAGAAGAGTCCATTGAAGCTTTTGAGCATCTGGGCATCTATCCAGAGATTGAGCAGTGGCGTGATCGCCTCAGACAGTGGTTTTCTTCAGTTTTGTTGAATCCTTTACTTACCAAGATTGATTCCAGTCATGTAAGG GTTATGCAAGCAGCTGCTAAGCTTGGTGTCACAATTACAATCACTCAAGTTGGAAGTGATACACCAAGTAAAGGAACTATGGCCACCTTGTCTCCAGTTAAGAGAACTAATGAATGGCAGCCAGCAATTGCTGTTGATGAGGATGGTCTTCTTCAGCAGTTACGTACCACTCTTGTCCAAGCACTAGATGCTTGCTTGC CAAAATTACCTCTTGGCAATATCCAACAGTCACCACAGCAGAACTCATTAGTCCCTATCCTACAAGAGTGCATAGATGCAATCACAGAACATCAAAGACTTCATACGTTGATGAAAGGAGAATGGGGTAAGGGTTTGCTACCACAAAGCAGCGTCCAGGCAGATTATACAGTTCAAAGAATTCGAG AGCTTGCTGAAGGAACCTGTGTGAAGAACTATGAGTATCTGGGAAGTGGAGAAGTCTATGACAAAGTAAACAAGAAGTGGACCCTCGAGCTTCCTACAGATTCTCATTTACTTCTGTATCTATTCTGTGCTTTCCTGGAACATCCAAGTTGGATGCTACATGTTGATCCCACATCTTATGCTGGATCACAGTCGAGCAAGAACCCTTTGTTTTTGGGTGTTCTGCCTCCAAAAGATAGATTTCCTGAAAAGTACATAGCTGTTGTATCATGTTTTCCTTCCATACTGCATCCAGGAGCCTGTATACTGGCTGTTGGGAAGCAAAGCCCTCCGATATTTGTGTTGTACTGGGATAAAAAGCCTCAGTTCTCTCTCCAG GGAAGAACAGCACTATGGGACTCCATCATACTTTTGTGCTACAAGATTAAGACTAGTTACGGAGACATAGTGCGGGGGATGCATCTTGGTTCATCAGCCTTGCGCATTCTGCCTGTTTTTCATCCTGAAACTGTAAACTGA
- the LOC113727944 gene encoding uncharacterized protein isoform X1 produces the protein MDGGRRREPPPASKFTVYQNPALSAALTSKSRRPSVSTFLVILALSSASAVALFTATCWEKGLADILRLRNVPQDVSSVFVKVIQTITSLVLFGTVVAFIKAISIWKVRDAAEVTILSSSKGKEEHLHLTARQLGLIGVKPKVEPAVVDSSKKPPKSKNASASPSQTLVPLHQPIPAPGYSSRVRGDKSSTSRGNKMHAFSSSSKSPSSPSLYLVPTASSQSPVQNSPGSDKLLANPWSNKRATSHKEITTEQELEKFLADVDEKISESASKLATPPPTINGFSRASPTTIVSSANTSGTTRSTPLRPVRMSPGSQKFSTPPKKGESDLPPPMSIEESIEAFEHLGIYPEIEQWRDRLRQWFSSVLLNPLLTKIDSSHVRVMQAAAKLGVTITITQVGSDTPSKGTMATLSPVKRTNEWQPAIAVDEDGLLQQLRTTLVQALDACLPKLPLGNIQQSPQQNSLVPILQECIDAITEHQRLHTLMKGEWGKGLLPQSSVQADYTVQRIRVTKHVAELAEGTCVKNYEYLGSGEVYDKVNKKWTLELPTDSHLLLYLFCAFLEHPSWMLHVDPTSYAGSQSSKNPLFLGVLPPKDRFPEKYIAVVSCFPSILHPGACILAVGKQSPPIFVLYWDKKPQFSLQGRTALWDSIILLCYKIKTSYGDIVRGMHLGSSALRILPVFHPETVN, from the exons ATGGATGGAGGACGACGAAGAGAGCCGCCACCGGCGTCGAAGTTTACGGTGTATCAAAATCCAGCCCTTTCAGCTGCCCTAACCTCCAAAAGCCGCCGACCTTCTGTATCCACTTTCTTAGTCATCCTTGCTCTCTCTTCCGCCTCTGCCGTCGCTCTCTTCACCGCCACTTGCTG GGAGAAGGGATTGGCTGACATTTTGAGGCTTCGAAATGTTCCACAAGATGTTTCAT CTGTTTTTGTTAAAGTTATACAAACCATCACAAGCTTAGTTCTGTTTGGCACCGTGGTTGCCTTTATCAAAGCCATTTCGATATGGAAAGTGAGGGATGCTGCAGAGGTAACAATTTTATCGTCTTCCAAGGGAAAAGAGGAGCATTTGCATCTTACTGCTCGGCAACTAGGTCTTATAGGAGTGAAGCCTAAAGTTGAACCAGCTGTAGTGGATTCTTCTAAGAAACCTCCTAAGTCTAAAAATGCATCTGCATCTCCTTCGCAAACTCTTGTCCCACTTCATCAGCCAATTCCTGCTCCAGGTTATTCTTCCAGAGTAAGGGGTGACAAGTCAAGCACGAGTCGTGGCAACAAAATGCATGCTTTCAGCAGCTCATCAAAATCGCCATCTTCCCCATCTTTGTACCTTGTCCCAACAGCCTCTTCCCAGTCACCTGTTCAGAATTCACCGGGTTCAGATAAACTTCTAGCTAATCCTTGGTCTAACAAACGAGCCACTTCTCATAAGGAGATAACAACAGAACAAGAGCTTGAAAAGTTTTTGGCAGATGTTGATGAGAAAATCTCTGAATCAGCGAGTAAATTGGCTACTCCTCCTCCAACCATCAATGGGTTCAGCAGAGCCAGTCCTACTACAATTGTCAGTTCGGCTAATACTTCTGGAACTACCAGGAGCACGCCTTTGAGGCCAGTTAGAATGTCACCCGGATCCCAGAAATTCTCTACCCCGCCAAAGAAAGGGGAGAGCGATCTACCACCTCCTATGTCTATAGAAGAGTCCATTGAAGCTTTTGAGCATCTGGGCATCTATCCAGAGATTGAGCAGTGGCGTGATCGCCTCAGACAGTGGTTTTCTTCAGTTTTGTTGAATCCTTTACTTACCAAGATTGATTCCAGTCATGTAAGG GTTATGCAAGCAGCTGCTAAGCTTGGTGTCACAATTACAATCACTCAAGTTGGAAGTGATACACCAAGTAAAGGAACTATGGCCACCTTGTCTCCAGTTAAGAGAACTAATGAATGGCAGCCAGCAATTGCTGTTGATGAGGATGGTCTTCTTCAGCAGTTACGTACCACTCTTGTCCAAGCACTAGATGCTTGCTTGC CAAAATTACCTCTTGGCAATATCCAACAGTCACCACAGCAGAACTCATTAGTCCCTATCCTACAAGAGTGCATAGATGCAATCACAGAACATCAAAGACTTCATACGTTGATGAAAGGAGAATGGGGTAAGGGTTTGCTACCACAAAGCAGCGTCCAGGCAGATTATACAGTTCAAAGAATTCGAG TTACTAAGCATGTTGCAGAGCTTGCTGAAGGAACCTGTGTGAAGAACTATGAGTATCTGGGAAGTGGAGAAGTCTATGACAAAGTAAACAAGAAGTGGACCCTCGAGCTTCCTACAGATTCTCATTTACTTCTGTATCTATTCTGTGCTTTCCTGGAACATCCAAGTTGGATGCTACATGTTGATCCCACATCTTATGCTGGATCACAGTCGAGCAAGAACCCTTTGTTTTTGGGTGTTCTGCCTCCAAAAGATAGATTTCCTGAAAAGTACATAGCTGTTGTATCATGTTTTCCTTCCATACTGCATCCAGGAGCCTGTATACTGGCTGTTGGGAAGCAAAGCCCTCCGATATTTGTGTTGTACTGGGATAAAAAGCCTCAGTTCTCTCTCCAG GGAAGAACAGCACTATGGGACTCCATCATACTTTTGTGCTACAAGATTAAGACTAGTTACGGAGACATAGTGCGGGGGATGCATCTTGGTTCATCAGCCTTGCGCATTCTGCCTGTTTTTCATCCTGAAACTGTAAACTGA